CACTCGCCGGCGTCACGCGCGAGGCCGCGAAAGCGCTCGGCCGAGGTGACCGGCTCGGTACGCTCGAAGTGGGCAAGCGGGCGGATTTTCTTGTGTGGGACGTGGCGCATCCGGCCGAGATCGTGTGCCAGCTCGGTGTTACGCCGCTGGTCGGTCGCGTTGTGAGTGGGAAGAGCTGCGATGCTTGAACCCGACATGAGCGTGTGGACCGGTCGGGTCGATACCGCGGACGGCCCGACCGCGCTGCGGTGGCACCAGATGGTGAAGCCACTCGCTCCGGATGCGCCGCCGGGCGTCGTGCTGATCGGTTTCGCCTGTGACGAGGGCGTGCGCCGGAACGGTGGGCGTGTTGGTGCGAAGGACGGCCCGCGTGCGATCCGCAAAGCGCTCGCAAACCTCGCGTGGCACCGGCAACTACCGGTTTACGATGCGGGTGACGTGCGGTGCGACGATGGCGACATGGAAGGGGCACAGGTGCGGCTCGCTGAGGCCGTTCGTAACGCATTCGTTGCTGGTCACCGTCCATTGGTACTTGGCGGGGGGCACGAAACAGCGTGGGGGACGTATCAGGGGCTGATGTCGTTTTGGTCGGGTGCGAATGTCGGGATCATCAACGTCGACGCACACTTCGACTTACGGGACGACGAGCCTGGAAATTCGGGAACCCCTTTTCGTCAGATGGCGGACTGGTGCCAGATATGCGACCGCTGGTTCGGGTACATGGCACTCGGGATCTCTGTGCCATCGAATACACGTGCGCTTTTCGATCGCGCGTGCGCGCTGGAAGCTTGTTGGTATCTCGACCAGAGCCTTGTGCCCTGGAACTTGGACCGCGTGCTGGCTGATGTAAAGGCTTTTGCTGACCACGTTGATTGCCTGTACCTCAGCATCGATCTGGATGTGCTGCCCGGCACGGTGATGCCGGCGGTTAGTGCGCCGGCTGCCCGGGGCGTAGCGGTCGAATCCGTGGAGGCGATTATCGACGCCGTTGTTGATACCGGGAAATTGTTTATCGCGGACGTCGTGGAGCTGAACCCGCTGTACGACATCAACGGACAGGGCACCCGGCTCGCGGCTCGGTTAGTTTGGCACCTCTTGAACACAGGAAAGCCCGATAGGAAGCAGCCATGACCTCCACTCGAAACGATCCCTCGCGCGTGATTCGGGCGCCGCGCGGGAACTCACTTTCGTGCAAGAACTGGCAGACGGAAGCGGCCCTCCGGATGCTCATGAACAACCTCGACTCGGAGGCGGCCGAGCGCCCCGCCGAACTCGTGGTCTACGGCGGGATCGGGCGCGCGGCTCGGAACTGGGAGTGCTTCGACAAGATCGTGGACGTGCTCCGCCGATTGGAAAGCGATCAGACGCTATTGGTGCAGTCGGGCAAGCCCGTGGGCGTGTTCACAACGCACCCGGACGCGCCTCGCGTGCTTATTGCGAACTCGAATCTGGTGCCGCACTGGGCGACGTGGGAGAAGTTCCACGAACTCGACCGCGCCGGGCTGATGATGTACGGTCAGATGACCGCGGGGAGCTGGATCTACATCGGCACGCAGGGCATCGTGCAGGGCACTTACGAGACGTTCGTCGCGGTTGCCAAGAAGCACTTCGGCGGAAACGCAGCGGGTAAGTGGATTCTGACCGGTGGGTTGGGTGGCATGGGCGGCGCTCAGCCGCTCGCCGCAACGATGGCCGGCTTCAGCATGCTCGCGGTCGAGTGCGATGAAACGCGCATCGATTTTCGACTCCGCACGCGGTACCTCGATCGCAAAGCGAACAGCCTCGATGAAGCACTCGCGCTTGTGCGTTCGGGGGAACCTGTGTCGGTGGGACTGCTCGGCAACGCGGCGGGCGTGTGCGCGGAACTGGTCGCGCGGGGGATTCTCCCCGATGTCGTTACCGATCAGACGAGCGCCCACGACCCTTTGAACGGTTATTTGCCACAAGGGTGGACGCTCACCGATTGGCGCGAGAAAGCAAAAGCAGCTCCGCAAGAAGTGATCGCGGCGGCGAAGCACTCGATGGCAAATCACGTGCGCGCGATGCTCGAACTTCAGACACGCGGCGCGGTCGCGCTCGACTACGGCAACAACATTCGACAGGCCGCGAAGGAAAACGGAGTCGCGAACGCCTTCGATATCCCCGGCTTCGTCCCCGCGTACATTCGCCCACTGTTCTGCGAGGGGGTCGGACCGTTCCGCTGGGCTGTACTTTCGGGCGATCCCGAAGACATCGCCCGAACCGACGCGAAGGTGAAGGCTCTGATTCCCGACGATCCTCACCTTCATCGCTGGCTCGATATGGCGAAGGAGCGCATCGCTTTTCAGGGGCTGCCCGCTCGCATTTGCTGGCTCGGGCTGAAGGATCGCGCTCGTGTCGGGTTGGCGTTCAACGAAATGGTCGCGTCGGGCGAACTCAAGGCCCCGGTGGTGATCGGGCGTGACCACTTGGATTCGGGTTCGGTCGCCAGCCCGAACCGTGAAACCGAGAGTATGCGTGACGGCTCGGACGCAGTATCCGACTGGCCGCTCCTGAATGCGCTCCTGAACACCGCGAGCGGCGCGACGTGGGTGTCGCTGCACCACGGTGGCGGGGTCGGTATGGGCTTCAGTCAACACGCGGGCGTGGTGATCGTGTGCGACGGGACGCCAGAAGCTGCCAAGCGCATCGGGCGCGTGTTACGAAACGACCCCGGCACCGGCGTGATGCGCCACGCGGACGCGGGTTACGATAGCGCGATTCGCTGTGCGCAAGAGAACGGGCTGGACCTGCCGATGCTGGATGGCGCGTGATCACAGAAGGCACAGGGCTTCCGCCCTGTGCTACGGACGACGGCCCCTCCGGGGCGAAGAGAAATACACGGAACCTCTCGCCATGCACTCACTTCACGACTTCCGGCTCGTTGCACTCGCATTCGTTGTGGCTGTCGGTGTCGCGCCGGCTGCGCCGGACCCACCGGTGTTCAAAGTCACCGAAGACGGTGATCGCATTCGTATCGCGGGAAACGCACTGGAAGCCTCCATCAAGAAGAAGGGGTACGTAAGTGGGGTCGAAGCCGGCAGTCTGCTCGACACGAAAACCGGCGCACGCGATCTCGGCTTCGGGCTGGACATCGTTGATTGGGTCATGGAACCCGGCAGCGACGAAGCGTACCGTGACAAGCTTCCGGGCGATCTGCCTTACGTTTTCGACAACCTCTATCACGGCAAGCGCGCAAAGCGCTGCATCGAAGGGCCGCAAATTTGCACGCAGGCGAAGGAACTCAAGCCGACAGTGGTTTACGGTAAGGATTTCGTCGCGGTGAAGCAGAACCACCCTTACACGCTCGCGGCGCCGGGCAAGAAGACCGGCTCGAAGTGGGAACAGACGATCGTATTCCCGGCCGGCAAACGCTACTTCGTTTCGGCCGACAAGATCACCGCGGCGAACGCGAGCGACGCGATGTTCCTCCGCATCGACATGCCCGGTCACATCAAGCACAAGGGCGGTGACACGTTCAGCGAAGTATACCTCAGCTACCACGGAACGGTCGCGCCAAAGGAGTTCGAGAAAGATTTTGCCCC
This region of Gemmata massiliana genomic DNA includes:
- the hutG gene encoding formimidoylglutamase → MLEPDMSVWTGRVDTADGPTALRWHQMVKPLAPDAPPGVVLIGFACDEGVRRNGGRVGAKDGPRAIRKALANLAWHRQLPVYDAGDVRCDDGDMEGAQVRLAEAVRNAFVAGHRPLVLGGGHETAWGTYQGLMSFWSGANVGIINVDAHFDLRDDEPGNSGTPFRQMADWCQICDRWFGYMALGISVPSNTRALFDRACALEACWYLDQSLVPWNLDRVLADVKAFADHVDCLYLSIDLDVLPGTVMPAVSAPAARGVAVESVEAIIDAVVDTGKLFIADVVELNPLYDINGQGTRLAARLVWHLLNTGKPDRKQP
- the hutU gene encoding urocanate hydratase — translated: MTSTRNDPSRVIRAPRGNSLSCKNWQTEAALRMLMNNLDSEAAERPAELVVYGGIGRAARNWECFDKIVDVLRRLESDQTLLVQSGKPVGVFTTHPDAPRVLIANSNLVPHWATWEKFHELDRAGLMMYGQMTAGSWIYIGTQGIVQGTYETFVAVAKKHFGGNAAGKWILTGGLGGMGGAQPLAATMAGFSMLAVECDETRIDFRLRTRYLDRKANSLDEALALVRSGEPVSVGLLGNAAGVCAELVARGILPDVVTDQTSAHDPLNGYLPQGWTLTDWREKAKAAPQEVIAAAKHSMANHVRAMLELQTRGAVALDYGNNIRQAAKENGVANAFDIPGFVPAYIRPLFCEGVGPFRWAVLSGDPEDIARTDAKVKALIPDDPHLHRWLDMAKERIAFQGLPARICWLGLKDRARVGLAFNEMVASGELKAPVVIGRDHLDSGSVASPNRETESMRDGSDAVSDWPLLNALLNTASGATWVSLHHGGGVGMGFSQHAGVVIVCDGTPEAAKRIGRVLRNDPGTGVMRHADAGYDSAIRCAQENGLDLPMLDGA